The Tepidibacter aestuarii genome contains a region encoding:
- a CDS encoding ATP-binding protein, translated as MKIAVTGKGGVGKTTFSAMLSRIYADEGYRVLSVDADPDANLALALGFPQKLIDEIVPISEMKNLVEERTSAQAGTFAKMFKMNPKVDDIPDRYCKEYNGVGVLSMGTIDTGGSGCVCPEHVLLKRLTSHLILQNKDVVVMDMEAGIEHLARGTAQGVDAFIVVVEPGERSLQTYRKVKKLGEDIGVGKVWVVANKIRNEKDEYFILDNVKKEELLGFIYYNEDVINSDRQNLSPYDNSEKTREEIKYIKQKIQGGI; from the coding sequence ATGAAAATAGCTGTAACAGGAAAAGGTGGAGTGGGAAAAACAACATTTTCAGCAATGCTTTCTAGAATATATGCAGACGAAGGTTATCGAGTTTTATCAGTTGATGCAGATCCTGATGCCAATTTAGCATTGGCATTGGGATTTCCTCAAAAGCTAATAGATGAAATAGTACCTATATCAGAAATGAAAAATTTAGTAGAAGAAAGAACTAGTGCACAAGCCGGAACGTTTGCTAAGATGTTTAAGATGAATCCAAAAGTTGATGATATACCTGATAGATATTGCAAGGAGTACAATGGAGTAGGGGTTCTTAGTATGGGAACTATTGATACGGGAGGATCTGGTTGTGTTTGCCCTGAACATGTACTATTAAAAAGACTTACTTCTCATTTAATTCTTCAAAATAAAGATGTAGTTGTTATGGATATGGAAGCTGGTATTGAACACTTGGCAAGAGGGACAGCTCAAGGTGTAGATGCCTTTATAGTAGTTGTTGAACCTGGAGAAAGAAGTCTTCAGACTTATAGAAAGGTAAAAAAACTAGGTGAAGATATAGGAGTAGGCAAAGTTTGGGTAGTCGCGAATAAGATAAGAAATGAAAAAGACGAATATTTTATATTAGATAATGTAAAAAAAGAAGAACTTTTAGGTTTTATATATTATAATGAAGATGTAATAAATTCAGATAGGCAAAATTTATCTCCTTATGATAATAGT